In Bradysia coprophila strain Holo2 unplaced genomic scaffold, BU_Bcop_v1 contig_350, whole genome shotgun sequence, a genomic segment contains:
- the LOC119080500 gene encoding lactosylceramide 4-alpha-galactosyltransferase-like yields the protein MDRKPTTGENIFFHETTCSSSGLVHLNSRQACAIESAARLNPDRHVYVLFASPVGFRDDSHLPKTIEALKTYPNVHLRNNNLWRYVQDTPLEAWLSDGALFESKYLHEHMSDVLRYVTLYKFGGMYLDLDVVVQRNFDDLGKNFAGDDSDIAIGCGVMHFDTDQLGRELSEECLRFLLNHFNGEIFIDNGPLVLTETLERLCETRDRKLMTREQCKGFRVYPRSVFYAVSWERWKLFFDVSMTNTTLQLTKNSTVIHVWNDMSKKIIVRIGSHTAYEVAAKINCPRVYETRLNFEYF from the exons ATGGACCGAAAACCGACTACAggcgaaaatatatttttccatGAAACTACGTGCTCCAGTTCCGGCCTGGTTCATTTGAATTCGAG ACAGGCTTGTGCTATCGAATCGGCAGCAAGACTGAATCCCGATCGTCATGTATACGTTTTGTTCGCATCACCGGTTGGTTTTCGAGACGACTCACATCTACCGAAAACCATTGAAGCGCTGAAAACGTATCCGAATGTCCATCTGCGCAACAATAATTTATGGAGATATGTGCAAGACACACCGTTAGAGGCATGGTTAAGCGACGGTGCTTTATTCGAATCAAAGTACTTGCACGAGCACATGTCCGATGTTTTACGCTACGTGACACTGTACAAATTCGGTGGAATGTATTTGGATTTGGATGTGGTGGTGCAACGGAATTTCGATGATCTTGGTAAAAATTTTGCTGGAGATGATTCGGATATTGCAATTGGCTGTGGAGTGATGCACTTCGATACTGATCAGCTGGGACGCGAGTTGTCGGAAGAGTGCCTTCG GTTTCTGCTAAACCATTTCAACGGCGAAATATTTATAGACAACGGTCCACTGGTGCTCACTGAAACACTGGAACGATTGTGCGAAACGAGAGACCGTAAACTGATGACACGTGAACAATGCAAAGGATTCCGCGTTTATCCGAGAAGTGTATTCTATGCAGTCTCATGGGAACGTTGGAAACTGTTCTTCGATGTATCGATGACAAATACAACACTGCAGTTGACAAAGAACTCGACGGTAATTCATGTTTGGAATGACATGAGCAAAAAGATCATCGTGAGAATTGGTTCGCACACAGCGTACGAAGTGGCAGCTAAAATAAATTGTCCACGCGTCTATGAAACGAGGCTTAACTTTGAGTACTTCTAA
- the LOC119080535 gene encoding NEDD8-conjugating enzyme Ubc12, which produces MIKLFSLKQKKDGDPIKGTQKKSSAAQLRIQKDINDLSLPKTCNTDFPDPDDLLTFKLIICPDEGFYKQGRFVFNFKVGPNYPHEPPKVKCETAVYHPNIDLQGNVCLNILREDWKPVLSINSIVYGLTHLFLEPNAEDPLNKEAANVLSTNRRLFEQNVAKAMRGSYIGGTYFESCLK; this is translated from the exons ATGATCAAATTATTCAGTTTGAAACAGAAAAAGGATGGCGACCCGATCAAAGGTACACAGAAAAAGTCTAGCGCAGCTCAGCTTAGAATACAAAAAG ACATAAACGATTTAAGTTTGCCGAAAACATGTAACACCGACTTTCCCGATCCAGATGATTTGttaacgtttaaattgatCATATGTCCGGATGAAG GTTTCTACAAACAAGGGCGCTTCGTGTTCAATTTCAAG GTGGGCCCAAACTATCCACACGAACCACCGAAGGTAAAATGTGAGACTGCTGTCTATCATCCGAACATTGATCTTCAGGGTAACGTTTGTCTGAATATATTGCGAGAAGATtg GAAGCCTGTGCTATCAATTAACTCGATCGTTTACGGCTTGACGCATCTTTTCTTG GAGCCGAATGCCGAAGATCCGCTGAATAAAGAAGCAGCGAATGTACTGAGCACCAACCGAAGACTATTCGAACAGAATGTGGCGAAAGCGATGCGAGGCAGCTACATTGGTGGTACCTATTTTGAATCATGCCTCAAGTGA
- the LOC119080388 gene encoding ATP-dependent DNA helicase Q4 encodes MEELDKSSQYQKYRKCVKLWETNFKTKHGRIPSKHDIREADISIRQAYKMYYRYKSSVLDNTLSQLIDDDGFDLPLESDQSLTLDSTFSLSFVDTPDDSSSFLSNFSNLDEIQSSSLVNIRNVDENHVIKEFQAEEVSSVNENSWGTNLNKKPPTAKTNQLRSSNSQSIRQSMTEKLFPMSNFTKRNPRKSISRNNLQSSSSLSSSFSTSLDTTRETLPDLETILAQKALQEKAKDVKKVPKPSNLTIDKGWLSRCDESGDTKMDISSESPAEPKQYGLSNITPRIYAKCTYDRNDHSDDDVIENSEDETDVKPRNVRHVLKKRKVFDVQRTDLTNHLSNPVNETSVESVESRTISKEIKETKTEPVKQSKAKKNVKAKKTARKPSQTSAAPLRRSSRVTVGNNKVVNDEPISDADPFADDSHSDPEFQPNDPYDLPEEPVASSPVEKKNSTKKTVKATGKTVQRRGKNSNKNDDDEQPALDNGVDDMPEDYISQIEIENLRNIPRIAIDELKEDTVLFHEYVNSKGSSKPSAIRSVPLSPTKRELEREKLEKKIASGKLNENFVRIDVRKKVFVRGKKTINFSKYKKSKWKKQKAANALAGPEMDMRGCDGGFLVCFNCGQQGHFAQDCKIQSDKLLPIGVEVEEESPYQTLEEAAKLAGPSSDFDNSAAVTSMDYEMDDAVPSTSHSNHTTITPAVDHKNVKQFIGHSIPKDFLEKSGLLNSSNGESDSSEPLYKLNRDGSVKDPPKEVYDALRLFGHTNFRMGQDKAVMRVLSGLSTLVTLSTGSGKSLCYQLPAYLMRKQRKCITLVVSPLVSLMEDQVRDVPNFLSAECLHSNQPKAKHDKIMQRIKQGDVDVLLISPEAIVAGEKSTGFGSLLRDLPPIAFVCIDEAHCMSQWSHNFRPSYLMICRVIREKFKVKTVLGLTATATIKIRESIVRHLGIPDGLSGVISDVPLPDNLLLTISKDENRDAELLALLRSDEFIHNRSIIVYCGRRDECNRVADYIRTCMQDLQSMLTASDTSSTRKRKRPKQIVESYHAGLPASRRRTIQNQFMSGALRIVVATIAFGMGINKADIRAVIHYNMPMTFESYVQEVGRAGRDGLPAHCHLFLEPRGKDKVELRRHIYGNSVDRHVIRKLLQKVFVRCACEQNLNRHEFQAEIDAAKSIVWTDDFNADLVVTSVKEPKCSGHEIGIPIDETVQLLDIPEENIETLLNYLELDEHNYVKVLSKAYCTCKVMSYEGQKSLKQAAQNCAPLAMAIALDLKKGISHAESTSIEFNVIEVAAAIGWDSGVVKYQLKNLEWTNVNGMPKRSAVSVQFKNLGFRIRSRGDLTDDELDATLNDLFSRVVLQEKSQLAQLNNVFHGLSSVAYRTFVEAQSDEFSSKKSDQLKSLIRTYFQSAEDTDPNQTDEFIDDDAPVDQIVRDVRTLIAMYPENSFTGRNVARIFHGVASPVYPAQIWSRCKFWRVHTKTDFNLIVKLANSTIVKMRT; translated from the exons ATGGAGGAGCTGGACAAGTCAAGCCAGTAccaaaaatacagaaaatgtgtgaaaCTGTGGGAAACgaattttaaaacgaaacaTGGACGAATTCCATCAAAG CATGACATCCGAGAAGCAGACATCTCCATACGACAAGCATACAAAATGTACTATCGCTACAAGTCATCGGTTCTGGATAACACGCTCAGTCAACTGATTGACGATGACGGATTTGATTTGCCATTAGAATCCGATCAATCGCTTACGCTTGACTCGACCTTTTCGCTGTCGTTCGTCGACACACCAGACGATTCATCATCATTTCTatcgaatttttccaatttggACGAAATCCAGAGCAGTTCACTGGTCAATATACGGAACGTCGACGAGAATCATGTGATCAAGGAGTTTCAGGCTGAAGAGGTCAGCTCTGTCAACGAAAATTCCTGGGGAACGAACTTGAATAAAAAACCCCCGACAGCAAAGACGAATCAACTTCGGTCGAGTAATTCGCAAAGCATTCGGCAGAGTATGACGGAAAAACTGTTCCCCATGTCTAATTTTACCAAACGAAATCCGAGAAAGTCAATCTCTCGCAATAATTTACAATCGAGTAGCAGCCTGTCGTCATCGTTTTCAACATCCTTGGACACGACCAGGGAAACGTTGCCGGACTTGGAAACGATATTAGCACAAAAGGCGTTGCAGGAGAAAGCTAAGGATGTGAAAAAAGTTCCAAAGCCGAGCAATTTGACCATAGATAAGGGATGGCTTAGCCGATGCGACGAAAGTGGTGACACGAAAATGGATATTTCATCGGAGAGTCCTGCCGAACCGAAGCAGTATGGATTGTCAAACATTACTCCCCGGATCTATGCAAAATGTACGTACGATAGGAACGATCACTCAGACGATGATGTAATTGAGAACAGTGAAGACGAAACAGACGTAAAACCGCGTAATGTGCGGCATGTCTTGAAGAAAAGGAAAGTTTTTGACGTGCAACGAACCGATCTGACGAACCATTTGAGTAATCCTGTAAATGAAACGTCTGTGGAAAGTGTGGAAAGTCGAACCATTTCTAAGGAAATTAAGGAGACGAAGACCGAACCAGTGAAACAGTCgaaagcaaagaaaaatgtgaaagcGAAGAAAACGGCACGGAAACCTAGTCAGACATCAGCCGCACCATTGCGTCGCAGTTCTAGAGTAACAGTTGGCAATAACAAAGTTGTAAATGATGAACCGATTTCCGATGCCGATCCATTCGCTGACGATTCTCATAGCGATCCGGAATTTCAACCAAATGATCCGTACGATTTGCCCGAGGAACCTGTAGCCTCATCTCCagtcgaaaagaaaaattcgacCAAAAAAACGGTTAAAGCAACAGGAAAGACTGTGCAACGACGCGgtaaaaattcgaataaaaatgatGATGACGAACAACCGGCCCTCGACAATGGTGTTGACGACATGCCTGAAGACTATATTTCccaaattgaaatcgaaaatttgcgAAATATTCCACGAATTGCCATCGACGAGTTGAAGGAAGACACGGTTCTGTTTCACGAGTACGTGAACAGCAAAGGCTCCAGCAAACCGTCTGCTATCCGATCGGTACCATTATCACCAACCAAACGTGAACTGGAACGAGAGaaattggaaaagaaaattgcgtcgggtaaattgaatgaaaatttcgttcggATCGATGTGCGGAAGAAGGTTTTCGTTCGCGGGAAGAAAACGATCAACTTCagcaaatacaaaaaatccaaatggaAAAAGCAAAAGGCAGCCAATGCACTAGCTGGACCGGAAATGGATATGAGAGGTTGTGACGGTggatttttggtttgtttcaATTGCGGCCAACAGGGCCACTTTGCGCAAGACTGTAAAATTCAAT CTGATAAATTGCTGCCCATTGGCGTCGAGGTTGAAGAGGAATCACCATATCAAACGTTAGAAGAAGCAGCAAAGTTGGCTGGGCCGTCTTCTGACTTTGATAATTCGGCTGCCGTAACCAGCATGGATTATGAAATGGACGATGCGGTGCCATCAACGTCCCATTCAAATCATACCACTATCACGCCAGCTGTTGATcacaaaaatgtgaaacaatTTATCGGTCACTCTATCCCGAAAGATTTCCTTGAGAAGTCCGGATTACTCAATTCGTCGAACGGTGAAAGTGACTCTTCTGAGCCTTTGTATAAACTCAACCGTGATGGTTCGGTTAAAG ATCCTCCGAAGGAGGTCTACGATGCGTTGAGATTGTTTGGACACACGAATTTTCGAATGGGTCAAGACAAAGCCGTGATGCGAGTGTTGTCTGGACTATCGACGCTCGTTACGTTGAGCACAGGCAGTGGAAAGTCATTATGTTATCAATTGCCCGCGTATCTAATGCGGAAACAGCGGAAGTGCATTACTCTAGTCGTATCGCCATTGGTTTCACTTATGGAAGATCAA GTCCGTGATGTGCCAAATTTCCTGAGCGCTGAATGTTTGCACTCCAATCAACCGAAGGCGAAGCACGACAAAATAATGCAACGAATTAAACAGGGTGATGTGGATGTGCTGCTCATATCTCCGGAGGCTATAGTTGCTGGGGAAAAATCAACAGGATTCGGTTCGTTATTGCGCGATCTTCCGCCCATCGCTTTCGTTTGCATTGACGAGGCGCATTGTATGTCGCAATGGAGCCATAATTTTCGTCCGAGCTATTTGATGATTTGTCGGGTCATTCGcgaaaaattcaaagtgaAAACGGTGTTGGGATTGACAGCAACGgcaacgataaaaataag GGAGAGTATCGTTCGTCATTTGGGAATACCAGACGGTTTGAGTGGGGTCATCAGTGATGTTCCGCTACCGGACAACTTATTGCTAACAATTTCCAAAGACGAAAACCGTGATGCTGAACTGTTAGCTCTGCTGCGAAGCGATGAATTCATCCACAATCGATCAATTATTGTTTACTGTGGCCGACGTGATGAATGCAACCGAGTTGCTGACTACATTCGAACCTGCATGCAGGACCTCCAAAGTATGCTAACAGCGTCGGATACATCGTCTACGAGGAAACGTAAACGACCGAAACAAATTGTCGAATCTTATCACGCAGGCTTGCCAGCGTCAAGACGACGAACCATTCAGAATCAATTCATGAGTGGAGCTCTACGAATAGTTGTGGCTACTATTGCTTTCG GAATGGGTATCAATAAGGCAGACATTCGGGCAGTCATTCACTACAACATGCCAATGACTTTCGAAAGTTATGTTCAAGAGGTGGGTCGAGCGGGACGTGATGGTCTACCGGCGCATTGTCATCTATTTTTGGAGCCGAGG gGCAAGGATAAAGTGGAGCTTCGTCGACATATCTATGGAAATTCAGTCGATCGTCACGTTATACGAAAACTGTTACAAAAAGTGTTCGTACGATGCGCTTGTGAACAGAACCTGAATCGGCA TGAGTTTCAGGCTGAAATCGATGCTGCTAAAAGCATTGTTTGGACAGACGATTTCAACGCTGACTTGGTAGTCACATCCGTGAAAGAGCCCAAATGTAGCGGTCATGAGATAGGAATACCAATCGACGAAACGGTTCAATTGCTCGATATCcccgaagaaaatattgaaactttGCTTAACTACTTGGAACTGGACGAGCATAACTACGTCAAGGTACTAAGCAAAGCATACTGTACATGCAAAGTGATGTCCTACGAGGGTCAGAAGAGCTTAAA ACAAGCAGCCCAAAACTGCGCCCCATTGGCCATGGCAATTGCTTTGGATTTGAAGAAGGGAATTTCGCACGCTGAATCAACGTCAATCGAATTTAATGTAATTGAAGTCGCGGCAGCTATAGGTTGGGACAGTGGAGTGGTTAAAtatcaattgaaaaatcttgAATGGACGAATGTGAACGGGATGCCGAAACGGTCGGCCGTTTCTGTTCAATTTAAGAATTTGGGTTTTCGCATTCGAAGTCGCGGTGACTTGACAGACGATGAACTGGACGCTACGTTGAACGATTTGTTTTCGCGAGTGGTTCTGcaagaaaaatcacaactCGCCCAACTGAACAACGTTTTCCACGGGCTGTCGTCGGTGGCGTACCGAACATTCGTCGAGGCACAGTCGGATGAATTTAGCAGCAAAAAGTCGGATCAATTGAAAAGTCTCATTCGAACGTACTTTCAATCCGCAGAGGACACAGATCCGAATCAAACGGATGAATTTATTGACGATGATGCTCCTGTTGATCAAATTGTTAGGGATGTTCGAACATTGATTGCTATGTATCCGGAAAATAGTTTTACTGGCCGTAATGTTGCGCGCATTTTTCACGGCGTGGCGAGTCCAGTGTATCCGGCGCAAATATGGAGTCGTTGTAAATTTTGGCGGGTTCATACTAAGACTGATTTTAATCTAATCGTAAAATTAGCCAATTCTACAATCGTTAAAATGAGAACGTAG